The Geoalkalibacter subterraneus genome contains the following window.
GTACTCACCCCCTGCTGTTGCCGCGCTTCAAGGTCGCGATACAAGGCGCCGAGATCCTGTTCCTTCACCTGGATTTCCTCCATCAACTCGGCCTCTTTCTGCAGGCAGCGCCCGAGATCCTGTTTCGCCTGATCTTCCAGGGTCTGACGGTAGTTGAGAACGGGCTGAAGCTTGAACTGGTTTTTCATCCTGCACCTCATCTGAAAGCAGATAGCCACGAAGGCTCTAAGATCTCTAAGAAAGTCGAAAAATCAGCGTACTCTTTGCTCCGCCGACAGCGGGGGAGCAATCTCGCTATGCTCCTCCCCCCAGCGGGGGGAGGTTGGGAGGGGGGGGAAGCCTGTCTCAAAGCACTCCGGAGCTGCTGCCCCTACAGCCCCCACCCTAGCCCTCCCCCGCTGGGAGGGGATCAATCATTGGCTTTCTTGGCGCTCTTAGCGACTTTGTGGCGAATTAAAGATTTTCCAATGCATTCACCGTTCCAAAATCCGCCGTTCTCTCTCAGCGCAGTTCTTTGCGGCGATCGAGGACCAGGCCGGCCATATCTTCCACCGCGTCTTCGAGGGCGACCTTTTCGTCCATGCCCTGGCGCAGAAAATCGGTGACGGCATCGATGCGGGTCAGGGTGTAGTCGATCTTGGGGTTGCTGCCCTTGGCGTAGGCTCCGATATTGATGAGGTCTTCGGCTTCCTTGTAGGTGGCGAGAATTTCGCGGATCTGGCCGGCGTACTTGGTATGCTCGGCAGAGACGATGTCACGCATGACGCGGCTGGCCGAGGTGAGAATGTCAATGGCGGGGTAATGGTTTTTGGCGGCAAGATCGCGCGACAGCACAATGTGTCCATCGAGGATGGAGCGTACCGAGTCGGCGATGGGTTCGTTCATATCATCGCCTTCCACCAACACGGTGTAGAGCCCGGTAATGCTGCCCTGGTTGCGGAATGAGCCGGCTCGTTCCAGAAGTTTGGGGAGGGTGGCGAATACCGACGGGGTGTATCCCTTGGTGGTGGGAGGTTCGCCGATGGCCAGCCCCACCTCGCGCATCGCCATGGCGAAGCGGGTGACCGAGTCCATCATCATCAGCACGTTGGCGCCACGGTTGCAGAAATACTCGGCGACAGTGGTGGCGACAAAAGCACCGCGCATGCGCAGCAGCGGCGACTGGTCGGACGTTGCGACCACAACGACGGAGCGGGCCAGTCCCTCCGGTCCCAGGTCGCGCTCCATGAACTCCATCACCTCGCGACCGCGTTCACCGATCAGGGCGATCACGTTGACATCGGCGCGGGCGTGTTTGGCCATGGTGCCCAGCAGCACGCTTTTGCCGACACCGGACCCGGCCATGATTCCCATCCGCTGCCCCTTGCCGCAGGTCAGCAGGGCGTTGATGGCGCGCACGCCGAGATCGAGAGGTTCTTCGATCTTCTTGCGGTGCATGGGCCCGGGGGGAAGACTGTAGAGGGGCAGCTCGCGCTCGGCAGAGAGGGGCGGACCGTCATCGATGGGTTCGCCCATGGGACCGATGACGCGCCCGAGAAGTTCCTCGCCCACCGGCAGGGTGGCGCTCGGACGGCGCACCCGGATCAGGCTGCCGGGACCCAAGCCGCGAAGATCACCCAGCGGCATGAGCAGCGCCTGAGAATCCCTGAATCCGACGATTTCCGCCGGCACCGGCTCACCGCCTCCCAGAGGGGAGAGCTCGCACAGGGTACCCACTGAAGCTTCCGGGCAGTAACCTTCGACAACCAGCCCGACGATACGGGTGACCTTGCCGAGCACCCGCACCGACGGCACTTCGCGGATGGCATTGAGCAGCGCATCCATCAGCTCTCCTCGAGATGCGCCAGCAGACTGCGGCGGATCTCTTCCAATCGACTGTCGAGGGTGGCGTCGACCTGGCCGAGCTGACTCTCCACCACGCACCCGCCGCGGGTAATGGCGGGGTCCGTTTCAAGGCGGATATTTTTCAGCCCGCTGATGGCCGCCATAAATAGCGGCTTATTGTCGGTGACCACCGCCAGATCGTCGGGATGCACCCTGACCTGGTATTCATCGGTCTTGAGTGCATGGTGCATGGCCTGCTTCAGTGTTTCGAGCACGAATTCGGGACGGGTCGCGATTTCCGCGCCGATGACCTGCTCGGCGATAGCCATCACCAGCCGCACCATATCTTCGGTGCTGCGCCGCAGAGTCCCTTCGCGCAGGCGGCTGATCTCCCGCAGGGCTTCGCCCAGGGCGTCGGCGGCACTGACCAGGTTGGCTCCAGCCTCGGCCAGCGCCTCTTCACGTCCACGCTGGTAGGCCTCGGCCAGCTGCTCCTCGCTGATGCCCTGCGCTGCGGCTGCGCCGCCGGAGTCTTCGCCGCGCGGCGTTTCCACCACCGGGGCCCGCGCCACCATGCTCTCCTGCACG
Protein-coding sequences here:
- a CDS encoding FliI/YscN family ATPase, yielding MDALLNAIREVPSVRVLGKVTRIVGLVVEGYCPEASVGTLCELSPLGGGEPVPAEIVGFRDSQALLMPLGDLRGLGPGSLIRVRRPSATLPVGEELLGRVIGPMGEPIDDGPPLSAERELPLYSLPPGPMHRKKIEEPLDLGVRAINALLTCGKGQRMGIMAGSGVGKSVLLGTMAKHARADVNVIALIGERGREVMEFMERDLGPEGLARSVVVVATSDQSPLLRMRGAFVATTVAEYFCNRGANVLMMMDSVTRFAMAMREVGLAIGEPPTTKGYTPSVFATLPKLLERAGSFRNQGSITGLYTVLVEGDDMNEPIADSVRSILDGHIVLSRDLAAKNHYPAIDILTSASRVMRDIVSAEHTKYAGQIREILATYKEAEDLINIGAYAKGSNPKIDYTLTRIDAVTDFLRQGMDEKVALEDAVEDMAGLVLDRRKELR
- a CDS encoding FliH/SctL family protein, coding for MSRVFRIDDTCQLKALRFVDFAEQDAGGENGGSPFVQESMVARAPVVETPRGEDSGGAAAAQGISEEQLAEAYQRGREEALAEAGANLVSAADALGEALREISRLREGTLRRSTEDMVRLVMAIAEQVIGAEIATRPEFVLETLKQAMHHALKTDEYQVRVHPDDLAVVTDNKPLFMAAISGLKNIRLETDPAITRGGCVVESQLGQVDATLDSRLEEIRRSLLAHLEES